Proteins from one Mycobacterium sp. EPa45 genomic window:
- a CDS encoding sensor domain-containing protein, whose product MSTVSCASVFCTAVLVGATLSGCVSTVGGTALRGEPASPASSGVPILTESDLDRVLLTAGEVNGVMGATGIRVTASSQNMSDNSDGVSDVDCLGAIYGAEQLVYQGSGWSALRDEVLQEPSGDNAHWVEQIAVLFPSTEKANAFVDKSRTIWQKCGGTSIDIDNSDVHSTWKIDQPDAGGDILTQVSTQRNAGGWGCQHALTTASNVVIEAWACSDSIADEARVIASDMMKNAAKKK is encoded by the coding sequence ATGTCGACCGTGAGCTGCGCGTCCGTGTTCTGCACCGCCGTACTGGTCGGCGCGACGTTATCGGGATGTGTGTCCACTGTGGGCGGCACGGCATTGCGCGGGGAGCCCGCGAGCCCTGCCTCTTCTGGCGTCCCCATACTCACCGAATCCGACCTCGACCGGGTGCTGCTCACGGCAGGCGAGGTGAACGGGGTCATGGGTGCCACCGGGATCCGGGTGACCGCGTCCTCGCAGAACATGAGCGACAACTCCGACGGGGTCTCGGATGTCGACTGCCTCGGCGCGATCTATGGCGCCGAACAGTTGGTCTACCAGGGCAGTGGTTGGTCCGCTCTACGCGATGAAGTGCTCCAGGAGCCCTCCGGCGACAATGCTCACTGGGTCGAACAGATCGCGGTGCTCTTCCCGTCGACCGAGAAGGCGAATGCGTTCGTCGACAAGTCCCGCACCATCTGGCAGAAGTGCGGCGGCACCTCGATCGACATCGACAACTCCGACGTCCACTCCACCTGGAAGATCGACCAGCCTGATGCGGGCGGCGACATCCTGACCCAGGTTTCCACCCAGCGCAACGCCGGCGGATGGGGGTGCCAGCACGCGCTCACCACGGCGTCCAACGTGGTCATCGAAGCGTGGGCGTGTAGCGACTCGATTGCCGATGAGGCAAGGGTGATCGCGTCGGACATGATGAAGAACGCGGCCAAGAAGAAGTAG
- a CDS encoding type II toxin-antitoxin system PemK/MazF family toxin, protein MASQWRTFQRIAEHLVFNEAPKFIRQLPIPQAVPRTIQQGLRLGIEVLAASTVAPDQPAAITAGRPVTNNSVPTAHRARRLVYAPDLDGRADPGEVVWTWVVYEDDPTRGKDRPVLVVGRDRRTLLGLMLSSQDHHAGDRNWIAIGTGGWDYDGRPSWVRLDRVLDVPEEGIRREGAILDRPTFELVAARLRAEYSWS, encoded by the coding sequence ATGGCGTCGCAGTGGAGGACGTTCCAGAGGATCGCAGAGCACCTCGTGTTCAACGAGGCGCCCAAGTTCATTCGGCAGCTGCCGATACCGCAGGCCGTGCCGCGGACCATCCAGCAGGGCCTCAGATTGGGCATCGAAGTGCTGGCAGCCAGCACCGTCGCCCCCGATCAGCCCGCCGCGATCACCGCAGGCCGGCCGGTGACCAACAACAGCGTCCCCACCGCGCACCGCGCCCGCCGGCTGGTCTATGCGCCCGATCTCGACGGTCGTGCCGACCCCGGCGAGGTGGTCTGGACCTGGGTGGTCTACGAGGATGACCCCACCAGGGGCAAGGACCGCCCGGTGCTGGTGGTCGGCCGGGACCGACGCACGCTGCTGGGCCTGATGCTGTCCAGCCAGGACCACCACGCAGGAGACCGGAACTGGATCGCGATCGGCACGGGCGGCTGGGATTACGACGGCCGCCCCAGCTGGGTGCGGCTGGACCGCGTGCTCGACGTTCCCGAGGAGGGCATCCGTCGCGAGGGCGCGATCCTGGACCGCCCGACGTTCGAGCTCGTCGCAGCCCGGCTGCGCGCCGAATACTCCTGGAGCTAG
- a CDS encoding sensor domain-containing protein, translating into MAIAVLASCSSTVDGSAARPDQNVVLRDLTEVLPTGAEASRAAGNQLSDSESPTVGGIDVLPNGIRDDAAANPIECLGPATPFMRVVYEVGDVRRAAWQEFSNFGGGQTVSSMDAGVVQFASDTEAQRMFGAFVSQWKACEGKTVRSALPGPAGAEMRQKITDVRVDGPVLSATVINSDNQGDATFPTERAIGLAADCVVDVDAAVTGGQRRAMGRAAGLARTMLEKITHGR; encoded by the coding sequence ATGGCCATCGCTGTGCTGGCGAGTTGTTCCAGCACGGTCGACGGCTCCGCGGCGCGGCCAGACCAGAACGTTGTACTGCGCGATCTCACCGAGGTGTTGCCCACTGGTGCAGAGGCCAGTCGAGCAGCGGGAAACCAGTTGTCCGACAGTGAATCTCCCACTGTCGGAGGGATCGACGTCCTGCCCAACGGAATTCGCGACGACGCCGCCGCCAACCCCATCGAATGTCTGGGACCCGCCACGCCATTCATGCGCGTGGTGTACGAGGTGGGTGATGTGCGCCGGGCCGCCTGGCAGGAATTCTCGAACTTTGGCGGCGGCCAGACCGTTTCCAGCATGGATGCCGGTGTTGTCCAATTCGCGTCCGATACCGAAGCGCAACGAATGTTCGGTGCTTTCGTCAGCCAATGGAAGGCGTGCGAAGGCAAGACGGTGCGCTCGGCACTACCCGGCCCGGCAGGCGCCGAAATGCGCCAGAAGATCACCGACGTGAGAGTCGATGGTCCCGTGTTGTCGGCGACGGTGATCAACTCCGACAACCAAGGGGACGCCACCTTCCCCACCGAGCGGGCCATCGGGCTGGCCGCCGACTGCGTCGTCGACGTGGACGCCGCCGTCACCGGCGGCCAGCGGCGCGCCATGGGCCGCGCTGCCGGCCTGGCCAGGACCATGCTGGAGAAGATCACTCACGGTCGATGA
- the lepA gene encoding translation elongation factor 4, with amino-acid sequence MRRHSRQHRRNATGPWRAIVSRRAPVDTLEKPEGPLEARPDQEIPISSFADKTFTAPAQIRNFCIIAHIDHGKSTLADRMLGITGVVADRDMRAQYLDRMDIERERGITIKAQNVRLPWKVGDTDYVLHLIDTPGHVDFTYEVSRALEACEGAVLLVDAAQGIEAQTLANLYLALDRDLTIIPVLNKIDLPAADPERYAAEIAHIIGCEPGDVLRVSGKTGEGVSELLDEVVRLIPAPVGEADAPARAMIFDSVYDIYRGVVTYVRVVDGRLTPRERIKMMSTGATHELLEVGIVSPEPKPSDGLGVGEVGYLITGVKDVRQSKVGDTVTTARHGATEALTGYREPKPMVYSGLYPVDGSDYPNLREALDKLQLNDAALTYEPETSVALGFGFRCGFLGLLHMEITRERLEREFDLDLISTSPNVVYRVIKDDGTELIVTNPSDWPEGKVREVYEPVVKTTIISPSEFIGTIMELCQSRRGELGGMDYLSPERVELRYTMPLGEIIFDFFDSLKSRTRGYASLDYEEAGEQEAALVKVDILLQGEAVDAFSAIVHKDSAQAYGNKMTTKLKELIPRQQFEVPVQAAIGSKIIARENIRAIRKDVLAKCYGGDITRKRKLLEKQKEGKKRMKTIGRVDVPQEAFVAALSTDAGSDKAGDKAKK; translated from the coding sequence CTGCGACGCCATTCTCGACAGCATAGGCGGAACGCGACCGGCCCGTGGCGCGCGATTGTGTCCCGGAGGGCCCCAGTCGATACCCTGGAGAAACCCGAGGGCCCCCTCGAAGCACGACCCGACCAGGAGATTCCCATCAGCAGCTTCGCCGACAAGACTTTCACTGCGCCGGCGCAGATTCGGAACTTCTGCATCATCGCTCACATCGATCATGGGAAGTCCACGCTGGCCGACCGGATGCTCGGCATCACCGGTGTGGTCGCCGACCGCGACATGCGTGCCCAGTACCTCGATCGGATGGATATCGAGCGTGAACGCGGCATCACGATCAAGGCCCAGAACGTGCGCCTGCCGTGGAAAGTCGGGGACACCGATTACGTCCTGCATTTAATTGACACGCCTGGCCATGTTGATTTCACCTACGAGGTGTCGCGTGCGCTCGAGGCCTGCGAGGGGGCGGTGTTGCTGGTGGATGCCGCCCAGGGCATCGAGGCGCAGACGCTGGCCAACCTCTACCTCGCGCTGGACCGGGACCTGACGATCATCCCCGTGCTCAACAAGATCGACCTGCCCGCCGCCGACCCGGAGCGCTACGCCGCCGAGATCGCCCACATCATCGGCTGCGAGCCGGGCGACGTGCTCCGGGTTTCCGGCAAGACCGGTGAGGGTGTGTCCGAGTTGCTCGACGAGGTGGTCCGGCTGATCCCGGCGCCGGTCGGGGAAGCCGACGCTCCCGCGCGGGCGATGATCTTCGATTCGGTCTACGACATCTATCGCGGCGTCGTGACGTACGTCCGCGTGGTGGACGGCAGGCTCACTCCGCGCGAGCGGATCAAGATGATGTCCACCGGCGCCACCCACGAACTTCTCGAAGTCGGCATCGTCTCGCCCGAGCCCAAACCCAGTGACGGCCTTGGCGTCGGTGAGGTTGGCTATCTCATCACCGGTGTCAAGGATGTGCGCCAGTCGAAGGTCGGTGACACTGTGACCACCGCCCGGCACGGCGCCACCGAGGCGCTGACCGGCTATCGCGAACCCAAGCCGATGGTGTACTCCGGGCTGTATCCGGTCGACGGTTCCGACTACCCGAATCTGCGTGAGGCACTGGACAAGCTGCAGCTCAATGACGCGGCGCTGACCTACGAGCCGGAGACATCGGTGGCGCTGGGATTCGGGTTCCGGTGCGGCTTCCTCGGCCTGCTGCACATGGAGATCACCCGCGAACGGCTCGAGCGCGAGTTCGACCTGGACCTGATCTCCACCTCGCCCAACGTCGTGTACCGGGTGATCAAGGATGACGGGACCGAATTGATCGTGACCAACCCGTCGGACTGGCCCGAGGGCAAGGTGCGCGAGGTCTACGAGCCGGTGGTGAAGACCACGATCATCTCGCCAAGCGAGTTCATCGGCACGATCATGGAGCTGTGCCAGTCCCGGCGCGGCGAACTCGGTGGGATGGACTACCTTTCGCCGGAACGCGTCGAGCTGCGCTACACGATGCCGCTGGGCGAGATCATCTTCGACTTCTTCGATTCGCTGAAGTCACGCACGCGGGGTTATGCCAGCCTGGATTACGAGGAGGCCGGCGAGCAGGAGGCCGCACTGGTCAAGGTGGACATCCTGTTGCAGGGCGAGGCCGTTGACGCGTTCAGTGCGATCGTGCACAAGGATTCCGCGCAGGCTTATGGCAACAAGATGACCACCAAGCTCAAGGAGCTGATCCCGCGCCAGCAGTTCGAGGTGCCGGTACAGGCCGCGATCGGGTCGAAAATCATTGCCCGCGAGAACATCCGGGCCATTCGCAAGGACGTGCTCGCGAAGTGCTACGGCGGCGACATCACCCGTAAGCGGAAGCTGCTGGAGAAGCAGAAAGAGGGCAAGAAGCGGATGAAGACGATCGGGCGGGTCGACGTACCCCAGGAAGCCTTCGTCGCCGCGCTGTCCACCGACGCCGGCAGCGACAAGGCCGGCGACAAGGCCAAGAAATAG
- a CDS encoding CBS domain-containing protein produces the protein MRIADILRGKGATVATVTETTTVTGLLAELVIHNIGAMVVVGPDGGVVGIVSERDVVRKLHDHGPDLLRSPVADIMSKVLVTCSPDDPIDDLSALMTNNRVRHVPVMQGGKLAGIVSIGDVVKNRMEQLQAEQQQLQAYITQGG, from the coding sequence ATGCGTATCGCCGACATCCTTCGCGGCAAGGGAGCGACGGTGGCCACGGTCACCGAGACCACCACGGTCACCGGCCTGTTGGCCGAGCTGGTCATCCACAACATCGGCGCGATGGTCGTGGTCGGCCCCGACGGCGGCGTGGTGGGCATCGTCTCGGAGCGCGATGTCGTGCGCAAACTGCACGACCACGGCCCTGACCTGCTTCGCAGTCCCGTCGCGGACATCATGAGCAAGGTCCTGGTGACGTGCTCACCCGACGACCCAATCGACGATCTGAGCGCCCTGATGACGAACAACCGCGTCCGGCACGTGCCGGTGATGCAGGGCGGGAAGCTGGCCGGCATCGTCAGCATCGGCGACGTGGTGAAGAACCGGATGGAACAGCTGCAGGCCGAGCAGCAGCAACTGCAGGCCTACATCACCCAAGGCGGTTAG
- a CDS encoding aldo/keto reductase, whose protein sequence is MGTLPKTELGDGLTVSAIGFGGMALTPVYGAVDDAESLATLNHCLDVGMTFIDTANVYGGGANERLIGQVLADRRDEVTLATKFGIDGDPTTGKLRARGDAEYVQRCVDESLGRLGTDVIDLYYMHRRDVSLPIEETVGAMAELVAAGKVRHLGLSEVTADELRAATAVHPIAAVQSEWSIWSRDVERNVVPAAAELGVGFVPYSPLGRGFLTGTIRSAADLKGAGDFRSRIPRFADEALDANLAVVHVVSSIAEEVGATPAQVALAWLRQRAEALGVASVPIPGTRRAARVDENAASLSVQLNPDQVIALETAGASVSGHRSIDPNWVSSARE, encoded by the coding sequence ATGGGCACGCTGCCGAAGACGGAGTTGGGCGACGGTTTGACGGTCAGCGCGATCGGGTTCGGCGGGATGGCGCTGACCCCGGTGTACGGCGCGGTCGACGACGCGGAATCGCTGGCGACGCTGAACCACTGCCTGGACGTCGGCATGACGTTCATCGATACCGCCAACGTCTACGGCGGCGGCGCCAACGAGCGGCTGATCGGCCAGGTGCTGGCTGACCGCCGCGATGAGGTCACGCTGGCGACGAAGTTCGGGATCGACGGCGACCCGACGACCGGCAAGCTCAGGGCCCGCGGCGACGCCGAGTACGTGCAGCGCTGCGTCGACGAGAGCCTGGGCCGGCTCGGCACCGACGTGATCGACCTCTATTACATGCATCGGCGCGACGTCTCGCTGCCGATCGAGGAGACTGTCGGGGCCATGGCCGAATTGGTCGCCGCAGGCAAGGTGCGCCATCTGGGGCTGTCGGAGGTGACTGCCGACGAGTTGCGTGCTGCGACGGCCGTGCACCCGATCGCCGCGGTGCAGAGTGAATGGTCGATCTGGAGCCGTGATGTCGAACGCAACGTGGTGCCGGCCGCCGCCGAGCTGGGCGTCGGCTTCGTGCCCTATTCGCCGCTCGGTCGCGGATTCCTCACCGGCACGATCCGGTCGGCCGCCGATCTCAAGGGGGCCGGCGACTTCCGTAGCCGCATCCCCCGCTTCGCCGACGAAGCGCTGGACGCCAATCTCGCTGTCGTGCACGTAGTTTCCTCGATCGCCGAGGAGGTGGGCGCGACGCCGGCTCAGGTGGCGCTGGCGTGGTTGCGGCAGCGCGCCGAGGCCCTCGGCGTGGCGTCGGTGCCGATCCCGGGCACCCGGCGCGCCGCGCGCGTCGACGAGAACGCCGCGTCGTTGTCGGTGCAGCTCAATCCCGATCAGGTGATCGCGCTGGAGACCGCCGGCGCGAGCGTGTCGGGTCACCGGTCGATCGATCCGAACTGGGTGTCCTCGGCACGGGAGTGA